The proteins below come from a single Streptomyces sp. M92 genomic window:
- a CDS encoding ABC transporter permease has translation MTTATDLNQPTLEHGAPAGRRISLPVLLLIIAGALALTSIVRLITGANGITNVSQMSTALQLAVPIGLAGLGGLWAERAGVINIGLEGMLILGTWFGAWAGFQWGPWTGVLMGIVGGALGGLLHAIVTITFNVNHIVSGVAINILALGATRYLAPLAFEGHQGGSAKQSPPVDDLGHFSVPGLSSALESLNDQHWFFVSDIAGLLGGLVTDVSWLTLIAVALIPGSWYVLWRTPFGLRLRSCGENPVAAESLGVNVYKYKYLAVIISGGLAGLGGVFLSIVANPFYLEGQTSGRGYIGLAAMIFGNWMPGGLAIGAGLFGYTDSLNLRGGSANVHALLLLGALLLLAGAIWLVIRKKYVQAAITVVIGALVFAWYATTDDVPNQVVAATPYVVTLVVLALSAQRLRMPKANGMQYRKGQGK, from the coding sequence CATCGCCGGTGCCCTGGCACTGACCTCCATCGTCCGCCTGATCACCGGCGCCAACGGCATCACCAACGTCAGCCAGATGTCCACCGCGCTCCAGCTCGCCGTGCCGATCGGCCTCGCCGGTCTCGGCGGCCTGTGGGCCGAACGCGCGGGCGTCATCAACATCGGCCTCGAGGGCATGCTGATCCTCGGCACCTGGTTCGGTGCCTGGGCCGGCTTCCAGTGGGGCCCGTGGACCGGCGTCCTGATGGGCATCGTCGGCGGCGCGCTCGGCGGCCTGCTGCACGCCATCGTGACGATCACCTTCAACGTCAACCACATCGTCTCCGGTGTGGCCATCAACATCCTCGCCCTCGGCGCCACCCGCTACCTGGCCCCCCTCGCCTTCGAAGGCCACCAGGGCGGCTCCGCCAAGCAGTCCCCGCCCGTCGACGACCTCGGCCACTTCTCGGTGCCGGGCCTCTCCAGCGCCCTGGAGAGCCTCAACGACCAGCACTGGTTCTTCGTCTCGGACATCGCCGGCCTGCTCGGCGGCCTGGTCACCGACGTCTCCTGGCTCACCCTGATCGCCGTCGCGCTCATCCCCGGCAGCTGGTACGTCCTGTGGCGCACCCCGTTCGGCCTCCGCCTGCGCTCCTGCGGCGAGAACCCGGTCGCCGCCGAGTCCCTCGGCGTCAACGTCTACAAGTACAAGTACCTCGCCGTGATCATCTCCGGCGGCCTGGCCGGCCTCGGCGGCGTCTTCCTCTCCATCGTCGCCAACCCCTTCTACCTGGAGGGCCAGACCAGCGGCCGCGGCTACATCGGCCTCGCGGCGATGATCTTCGGCAACTGGATGCCGGGCGGCCTCGCCATCGGCGCCGGTCTCTTCGGCTACACCGACAGCCTCAACCTGCGCGGCGGCTCCGCCAACGTCCACGCCCTGCTGCTGCTCGGCGCGCTGCTGCTGCTCGCCGGCGCCATCTGGCTCGTGATCCGCAAGAAGTACGTCCAGGCCGCGATCACCGTGGTCATCGGCGCCCTGGTCTTCGCCTGGTACGCCACCACCGACGACGTCCCCAACCAGGTCGTCGCCGCCACGCCGTACGTCGTCACCCTCGTCGTCCTCGCCCTGTCCGCGCAGCGGCTGCGGATGCCGAAGGCGAACGGCATGCAGTACCGGAAGGGACAGGGCAAATGA